ATGttgtagatttgttttctgTCCCCAGTGTCACTGAAAAGTAGGCAAAAGGCAAAATCAAAAAGAGCACTactttgtaaatgtgcatgatgtAGAAATTGTAAACAGTTTATTCCTATTGCTCTCTCATAGTCTTAGACATTTTATACAAATGAAATGATTCCATTTCAAAACACTGTAAATGAGGCAAACAAAGATGCTTCCTCATAATCTCTCTCAGCACACTGCTCACCTCTCCACCTGTGAGACGTAACGTGTCTCAAAGCTGCCACGTGTCTTCAGCAGCTCTGAGGCTTCACCGTTAAACAGCAGGTCTTCATTCACCAGCTTCATCACAACAAGCCTGACCAGCTCACCCATGTATTTCCCACTAATCAGCTTCTCGTATCTACAGgaggcaaaaacaaaaggccactttaaaaagagaaaaatattattcaaagcgacttcaccaattttcaacttgctctctatgactttagtttaggaTCTAAATGGACATGAATGCtttaaaacttccctctgacttcactgtattaaaatgttctcctccagatgacatcacccgtaggagtttttcatcattaggagttcagatgatgtcatctggtggagCTCTGGGAAAGCAGggtgaccatgattacaaactccatagtgtgagcaacaagatgacataatttgaTCTGAAAGCTCCTtttaagtgatgtcatctggaggcatttttcagtagagagatattttatatAGGGAATTAAAAGTaaggtttaatggcatttatgtacatgtactagcCATACTACAACCAAAAGATGTAAGTTCAAAATCAGTCAAGGCGTCTTTTAGAAAGGGTGTGGAAAGTTAAGTGAAAGAAAGTTGTTGACATAAGAAACAGGAAGGACACGTGTGTCATAAAACACATGAGCAAACAACGTTCTGGGAAAGAGGGAGAGCAGATGAAGACAGCAACATCAGTGGTAAAGAAGCTGAATGAGTCTGGGCTCAGCGGTTGTCTCTGTGAAAGAGTTGCCAGTGCAAACAGCCATTAGGCCAACAGACACTATGGCAAGCAGAGGAGAGGGATCATTAATCTGACACCCCCACTCACTGACTGACCACTGACGTATGAGGGCTGTGGCCATTTACAAACACCCACAGGAAAAACAGCTGGCAGCTTGTTAACTACATGGAGAACTCAGGTGAGAGTCAGGTCAATATTGCCACAAAAGGATGATTGATTCAGAAAAACATAGAGTGGTGGAGGAAGTGAggaacttttacattttacaacataAATCTCCCTCTGTCTGCACTTATTACTCTAACAGCTGAGTGCATGTGCATTAAGATACAGTTAGAAGACATGCGGGGATTGGTTTAAATACATGTTGAGCTTTCCGGAGtgtgatgtttgtttcttttacttacAGCTGACGGCCGGGGTTAATCGAGGTCTCGTCCACAACTCTGTCATACTCCAATCTGAACTCCTCCAGCTCCCCGTTGTCGCCGAACGCCCCCCACTCTGTGTTGACGCACATCCTGCCCTCCTCTCCTTCTACCAGCTCTACAGTCCTCATCTCCTCCATGTAGCATGCATTACAGCCCGTACCTGAAGGAAAAGGACAGATACAGACCTTAGACCTAAAGAGTCTGCATGAGTTATGTGTGTCAGTAGTGCACGTGAGTGAGCGTGCACCGCTTCTTACCAACAATCATGCCAACTTCACAGCTGCGGTCCTCGTAATAGCAGGAAATCATGGTGGCTACTGTGTCattcaccatggcaaccacaTCCATCTCAAAGTCCTGAAAGACAACATCACAATGCAGCTTCAGACATTTGCAAACTATCCGTCCCTACCAGTGATGAATTGTGATAAAATCCAACTCACCCCTCGTCTCTTGATAGCATCTCGGAGCAAACCCACGACATTGTTTCCTTCTGCCCCAGAAGCCTTAAAGCCTTTGGTCCAATTGAGAAGGATTCCCTGCGGAAAGTAAAAAGGACAGATCTCAAATGTAAACGATTTTCAGGATGTGAAATGTGACTAGGGTTATTATCCATTTTGATATTGTTTAACGTACCTTGTCAATGTCCTCGTGTCGGACAGGAAAGGAGAACGTAAAACCCAAAGGAAGCTTTTTGTGCTTGATGTGATGTTTGTCCAAAAAGTCTGACATGCACTCTGCTATGTAGTCAAAGAGCTGCAGAAAGAAAGCCAGGtcatgacagaaaatgtatttgtgcctATTCAAATGTTAGGCCGGTGTTTACAGAGGACCTAACACTTCTAAAGAGCTATATCTGCATTACATCGTTACTGGGGAAATGCTAGAAATACCAGATACTAACCATTTCAGCAGTCCCTGTCATTGCATCTTCAGGAATTGAGTACATTTGATTCTTTGTCTCCACCTTCCAGCTCCTCTCCTCATCCTCACCGACTTTCACCAGCATCACACGGAAGTTTGTGCCCCCCAGGTCCAGTGCCAGGAAATCACCCACCTCTGtcacaacaaagcaaaacacatacTTTATCACGACTAAAGCCATGCCAAGTGATGTGGAGCAGATGAAACTACATATTAGCTGACTTTATCTAAAATGtgacaattttaattttaaagaaagatgACCTACCTGAACCTTCAGGGGTGGAGCGGACGTAAGTTGGAAGCATTTTGACACTGGCCTCTTCGTGAGTCTCTAAACGGAGTCCTCTGCCCATCTCACGCTGCATCCGCTTCATGATTTCTTTGAGATCCTCCTTATTCAGTCGGAACTCTGACAGGATCTGCTCTACCTGCCACGACAGGAGGAAATAGCAGGTCAGGATGTTGCATGAAAAACCTATTGTTCATTAGCTTTATACTTGATAAAATGCTGTGGAACAATGCTGGGAAATAGAGTTTCAcgtatttttaaatgatgtgcAGTAAAACCCAGAGGTTAAATCAAAGCACACACAGGTGAGATGCTGCTTTGGTTTTTCTCAAACACTAAGGATCACCGGTATTAATTCATGCAACAGTCACACAGAATCTACACAAATTTATGGCAATACTATCAGTATAAATTACATGAATCTCCATAGATTCTAAAAAGCTGGAGACTAAAAAGCAGATCTTACCATGAGGATTTTATCAACCACAGAGCGGTAGGTGCAAGGTATCTTCACCATCTGGTTAAGATGAGAGCTGACACAGGGCATCTTCGCAGATTTAATTAAATGAGCTTcacttcactgtgtgtttttctaggtgtgtgtgtgtgtccaccctgtgtgtgtgtgtgtttgcagtcaaTGAAGTGTGACTACCACTGAATCACGGCTGCTTTTATGCTTAGGTGAAGTGGGCTGGATGCACCAGACATAAATGCCCACCCCTTACCAGCTTCACCCCATCTGGTGATGTatgttcacagacacacatacacacacatacaccaaagTAAAGTGTCAGTGCAAAGTCCAAGAAAGAAGAGAGCAAAAAATCTCTGTGTCCTCAATTCTAAAATGTTACAATTAAGCTTCATAAAGTTTAGCGTTTAATCGAGGGAGGCAAAGGCAAGAAAACTGATATCTTAGATggaattatattatattaaattatattatttgagggaaaagaaataacattttaaaacatgatatTTTGAATAGTTTTACAAAGCTactgcaaaatacaaattttgtAGTATTTGGTACTCAGTACACTGCCTTATGTTGTTTGCTGTAATTCAGCTTCATCCATGCCAAAATAAgtgttatttgtattattagatttttatatatatgtatatgtgtatatgtataaatatatatacacatataaatataacttATCTCATAGTGATAGCTCTGATTTGTCAGTgccagaaatgtatttattgctaGATTAGATAAAAATTGTcctaacacaaaaaaaaggctATTTGTGGTATAAAAATAGACTTAAGATAAGTTTAGTAAATTATTGCTTTTATGTTGCAAGTTGTGACCTGCGACCCAGAGATGACCCAGCTGCCTGAAACTTAATAGCCCACTGGCAATTCAAATGAATTTGAACATGAACCTTGTGATCTGAGCCCAATGTATTTCTTGTTCATCAGCAGTGCAATGGCCCTGTGTTTCACAATTGGAGAACTTCAGAGACCCTGGGAGTTAGGCATATATTTGTAGAATTAGAAAGATGTCTAAAATTAGTAACAGTGAGGGATTATTGACCTCTAAAACTAACAATAGTAAGATGCAGGTGAAGGCCTCCTGTGCTTATCAGCACTAGTAGGACAGAGCTTTTTTTAGCTCACTGTCTCAGAGATAACTATGACCGTCTACCCCAGTAGCCTGActgttgcattttaaataaacccAGTGATAACTTGAACAAATAGAACCAACATGTACAAGCAATATTTACATGCTGCTTATAATTTACACCATCTAGCATAtataataaattttaatttttcatatctttagaaaacactgtGTATCTTGAATGGTTGTTTAACTAAAGAAAGTAAAGTATAACATGTTCTCTTTCAGTTCACATTGCTGTTTCCATAACTTTATTCCTTTTTCTGCAATTGCCAGTTTGGCATAAAGCATTTGGTATGTTTTGAAAATTATGGATCTCTGCTTTAAATAAAGATCTGTGGGTTTGAACAATGTGTTTGTAAAGATGACCCTGACCTGCTGCTCAGTGGTGttgaaaagcaaagaaaatgaatatttaatgccTCTTTTAGATACGCGTATCAGCTAGACTGGACAGGACAGAGCTGCTCAAGGCTGAATTTTATTGGGCTGCTTTTAGTCACAGTAGATTCATTGTTGACTGGGTCTAGCTGACtactgggaaaaaaagaattaacACAAATTCCTAAGAAACGTTGAATAAAGAAATTGTAAAATCCCAagcagacaagcacacacacagagacagacacacaaacgcacacacacagactgaatcAGCCTGtatttcttccatttatggatTAGAGTTGAATGTGTGCCAAATGCTTGTCAATAGCTGATTATCCGGTTAATTTAACTTACTGGGTTGTTTGCACAGAGACCTACCTGATGGAGCTCCCTTCAGCCAGCTGTCTCTCAACAAGTATGTGACTAAGCCACTGTGTTATTTGATTACATGAAAAGGAATTATAAAGACCTGTTGGGTTACAGTAAATTACCTGACACTTTACATGAAGGAATTATAGCACAATTAAATCAATAATGGTGAAACTtaatgtttttacttattttacttattgCCTTACCTTATCCATAATATCACAATAAGGATTAAATCCCAAGTGTCCTGCCAACCATCTGTGCTCTGCAGTGGAGTTCTTCCCAGATGTGGAAATTCCCAAGTTTGtgcaattattttgttttcactcactGTCCATACGTgaagtataaataaaattgtattattttctggAACTTTTTGAAGCCGCTGCCATATTACTAAAACTTCTGATGCATATTGTTCAGCAGCAAttctgaaacacatttacatattaGCAATATTTTTCAAGGCTTAGCAGATACTGTGCAATAGAATGTGTTAGTGTTGTAAACAGCCAATAGGTTTTCCCTCATTCTTGCAGATataaaactgtttcattttaaaaaataaaataataaagatccCATTTTAAGTTTTGCACAGGCTTGATGAAAAGGTTGTTGCAGTTATCATTCTTGAAGGTATTAAAGGTATGAAAATAACGGTTCCTCTTCATTGCTGCAATTACACCATGTAAAACCTGTGGATTTAGCGAATCCAGTTGTGTCCACATTAATGAATGTGCAATCAGTTAAAATCTTTATTCCAGTGATGAGCCATTCaattttaaaggttaaaaaaaagagttttcaaGCAAGCTCCATGTCCTAGCCAAACTTCTTACTGACCTTGTTACTTCAGTGTTTTAATGCAATAAAATCTAGttccaagaaaataaaaccacttCTTCCCCTGGTGCAGTCAATCTGTTGGCAGATGCTCCTTCCAATGCCAGAGCGATGTGTTTCCTTGGAAATGAATTACAGACACACTTCTGCTATGGAAAACACTTACCACTGAGTTAAGTGGCCAGGAGGAAATTGTTAAATGGAGCAAGATTACCAGAGACAACATCAACTGAGGGTGGTATGTTTTTGTAGACAAAACAGTTGAAAGACTTTAAGCTGTTTAACACTTTCAGGTCCAATAATTACAatgtgaagaagaggaagaggaagaagaagacaaacaacaacaacaacagcaaccaCAAGactaaattttttttaaattcacataactttttacaaaattaaatattattataattatttattatatgtatTGTGCATAATTTAACTGTTTGGCTTcatctttttattgtgtttttgctaaataattaatttaaagaatgtatcactgaataaataaataaaatttctgaaatgtattgataataaattaattattggccgtataaaactgtaaaacacatatatgtaaatggattaaaaaacacacaaaaaaaacaacaacagaagaacagaacagaagTATTTCTCAGGAAAGCTGTTTTAGGCCATTTTTAGTTctaatttacacaaaaaaagtcaGGTCACTCTAACCATAAAAGGAGAGCCAAATATAAACTCATATTATTGGATTGTTGGACATGAacctattttaaaaagttttaaaacctgAAA
This window of the Channa argus isolate prfri chromosome 11, Channa argus male v1.0, whole genome shotgun sequence genome carries:
- the gck gene encoding hexokinase-4; this encodes MPCVSSHLNQMVKIPCTYRSVVDKILMVEQILSEFRLNKEDLKEIMKRMQREMGRGLRLETHEEASVKMLPTYVRSTPEGSEVGDFLALDLGGTNFRVMLVKVGEDEERSWKVETKNQMYSIPEDAMTGTAEMLFDYIAECMSDFLDKHHIKHKKLPLGFTFSFPVRHEDIDKGILLNWTKGFKASGAEGNNVVGLLRDAIKRRGDFEMDVVAMVNDTVATMISCYYEDRSCEVGMIVGTGCNACYMEEMRTVELVEGEEGRMCVNTEWGAFGDNGELEEFRLEYDRVVDETSINPGRQLYEKLISGKYMGELVRLVVMKLVNEDLLFNGEASELLKTRGSFETRYVSQVESDTGDRKQIYNILSSLGVLPSELDCDIVRLVCESVSTRSAHMCGAGLAGVINVMRERRCQEALKITVGVDGSVYKLHPCFRDRFHKIVWDLTPHCEITFIQSEEGSGRGAALISAVASKMAACLLTQ